In one window of Mucilaginibacter auburnensis DNA:
- a CDS encoding TolC family protein: MKLKLTGYLILCCMLSAFAVKAQRVPLLTLKDAIDTALQNNYNIKLAQNNATIAQNNVSLGNAGFLPSLTGSFTNNNSVQNSTVTRTTGTQSFTNVRSRNNNYGVAMDWTIFDGFAMFANYDALKTRERLSGITSRDTVLQTLTNVINTYYSLINQNQILKSLKGAIGISKAQLQFAKDKFAVGAVARLDVYNAEVNVNTDTANYLAQLQLFKTTKIQLNQLLVRNLQTDFAVTDTIVVDEKLALGDVLAAAAAQNPRILSAQIAKQLAEINLRQVRAVRYPVVGLTTGYNFTNSRSPSGALLANDARGLTYGLTASINIFDGFNQRRRENNAKIQVENSAIQAKNIKLGIDAQVNSLYTNYLSGLELIKLGQANVAIAKRNLEITLDKYKLGNITPLEVRQAEENFVNAQVNYYSAEYQAKSAEISLKQITNNINIQ, from the coding sequence ATGAAACTTAAACTAACAGGCTATTTAATTCTCTGCTGTATGTTATCGGCTTTTGCAGTAAAGGCGCAACGCGTGCCTTTGCTTACCTTAAAAGATGCCATTGATACAGCATTGCAAAATAACTACAATATAAAACTGGCACAGAACAATGCCACTATAGCACAAAACAATGTTTCCCTGGGTAATGCCGGCTTCTTACCTTCCTTAACAGGTAGCTTTACCAACAATAACAGTGTACAAAACAGTACTGTAACCCGTACCACGGGAACGCAAAGCTTTACCAACGTGCGTAGCCGAAACAACAATTATGGTGTGGCTATGGACTGGACCATTTTTGACGGTTTTGCCATGTTTGCTAACTACGACGCGCTTAAAACCCGCGAACGCCTGAGCGGCATAACATCGCGCGATACGGTTTTACAAACGCTTACCAACGTAATTAACACCTATTACAGCCTGATTAACCAAAACCAGATATTAAAATCGCTTAAAGGCGCTATTGGCATATCAAAAGCACAGTTACAGTTTGCCAAAGACAAGTTTGCCGTAGGCGCGGTTGCCCGTTTGGATGTGTACAATGCTGAGGTAAATGTAAACACAGATACGGCTAACTACCTTGCGCAACTACAACTGTTTAAAACCACCAAGATACAATTGAACCAGTTACTGGTACGCAACCTGCAAACTGATTTTGCCGTAACCGATACCATAGTTGTTGATGAAAAACTGGCGCTTGGCGACGTTTTAGCAGCAGCTGCAGCGCAAAACCCGCGCATCTTGTCGGCACAGATAGCCAAACAACTGGCCGAGATCAACCTGAGGCAGGTTAGGGCGGTGCGCTATCCGGTTGTGGGTTTAACAACAGGCTATAACTTTACCAACAGCCGCTCGCCAAGCGGCGCGTTATTAGCCAATGATGCACGTGGTTTAACTTACGGATTAACTGCCAGCATTAATATTTTTGATGGATTTAATCAGCGCAGGCGCGAAAACAACGCGAAGATACAGGTAGAAAATTCTGCTATACAGGCTAAAAATATTAAGTTAGGTATTGACGCGCAGGTTAACTCCCTGTATACAAATTACCTTTCAGGACTTGAACTTATTAAATTGGGGCAGGCTAACGTAGCCATTGCAAAACGCAATTTAGAGATCACCTTAGATAAATATAAACTGGGCAACATTACCCCGCTTGAAGTTCGCCAGGCCGAAGAGAACTTTGTAAACGCGCAGGTTAATTATTATTCCGCAGAATATCAGGCTAAAAGCGCCGAAATTTCATTAAAGCAAATTACTAACAACATTAATATTCAATAA
- a CDS encoding N-acetylglucosamine kinase has protein sequence MILVADSGSSKTDWLLTQPDGDPIEFRTPGLNPYFLTEKEIVKILQDRGADMLAYAAKVTEIYFFGAGCSGPDRHEIVSNALSQLFTKAYISVDSDLLGSAYATCGHERGLVCVLGTGSNISFFDGEDTHSGKHGLGFILGDEGSGNWFGKMLITDFLYGHMPPEVQTLFENTYELSKEIVMQNVYQKPAANAYLASFARFLNVVRRTDYGQELLKKGLTEFIETNIKSYPQYHDHKCHFVGSIAHTFTPELTALCKANGIHVGKIIKQPIFDLLRFILSREEQ, from the coding sequence ATGATCTTAGTTGCCGATAGCGGATCATCAAAAACAGATTGGTTGCTTACCCAACCCGACGGAGACCCCATCGAATTTCGTACACCGGGACTCAATCCCTATTTTCTTACAGAAAAAGAAATAGTTAAAATTTTACAGGACCGCGGTGCCGACATGCTGGCTTATGCCGCAAAGGTTACCGAGATCTACTTTTTTGGCGCCGGTTGCTCGGGGCCAGACAGGCACGAGATCGTCTCTAACGCTTTAAGTCAGTTATTTACTAAGGCTTACATAAGTGTTGACAGCGATCTGCTTGGATCTGCCTATGCAACGTGCGGGCATGAAAGAGGGTTGGTTTGCGTTTTAGGTACCGGCTCCAACATTTCTTTTTTTGATGGTGAAGACACCCACTCGGGCAAGCACGGCTTAGGTTTTATTTTAGGCGATGAAGGATCGGGCAACTGGTTTGGCAAAATGCTGATCACCGATTTTTTATACGGACACATGCCGCCCGAGGTACAAACGCTGTTTGAGAACACGTATGAGTTAAGCAAAGAAATTGTGATGCAGAACGTTTATCAAAAGCCGGCCGCCAATGCCTACCTCGCTTCTTTCGCACGTTTTTTAAATGTAGTGCGCCGTACAGATTACGGGCAGGAACTCCTCAAAAAAGGGCTTACCGAATTTATTGAGACCAACATTAAATCGTACCCGCAATATCACGATCATAAATGCCATTTTGTGGGGTCTATAGCCCACACTTTTACTCCCGAACTTACAGCCCTTTGCAAAGCCAATGGCATACATGTAGGCAAAATAATTAAACAGCCTATATTTGATCTGCTGCGGTTTATTTTAAGCAGAGAGGAACAGTAA
- a CDS encoding response regulator, which translates to MALYKTCLLIDDNYIDNFVTSRLLESCKFADNIVVRQSSAEAIEALRDGSLTPDVIFLDLRMPGMDGFEFLQEFDKLEINKEAIKVFMLSSSLDPTDLRRSHANKYITQFVHKPITRQVLEELS; encoded by the coding sequence ATGGCTTTATACAAAACATGCTTGCTGATTGATGACAATTACATAGATAATTTTGTCACGAGCAGGCTTTTGGAAAGCTGTAAGTTTGCCGATAACATTGTAGTTCGTCAATCTTCTGCGGAAGCTATTGAAGCGTTACGCGATGGTTCATTAACCCCCGATGTTATTTTTTTAGACCTGCGCATGCCCGGTATGGATGGGTTTGAATTTTTGCAGGAGTTTGATAAGCTGGAGATCAATAAAGAAGCCATAAAGGTGTTTATGTTATCTTCATCTCTTGACCCTACAGATCTTCGCCGCTCGCACGCTAATAAATACATCACTCAATTTGTTCATAAACCCATAACCAGACAGGTACTTGAGGAACTTTCATGA
- a CDS encoding outer membrane beta-barrel protein — protein MKKVLLATLLFLGVAATSFAQDGGKFSIGVEAGLPVGSASDVSSFAIGGSLKYALPIAEKTAFTASAGYTFFSYKSDIKNALKALGVNDKGQGFIPVKLGIKYDLADALYAEGQLGATFITTSGADKKVAFAYAPGIGYKFSDVLDLGVRYEGWSVSGGTTSQIAARLGFSF, from the coding sequence ATGAAAAAAGTTCTATTAGCAACCTTATTATTTTTAGGTGTAGCAGCAACAAGCTTTGCGCAAGACGGTGGCAAATTCAGCATTGGTGTTGAAGCGGGTTTACCTGTTGGTAGCGCAAGCGATGTATCATCATTCGCAATTGGCGGTTCATTGAAATATGCACTTCCTATCGCTGAGAAAACCGCGTTCACTGCTTCTGCAGGTTACACTTTCTTCTCTTACAAAAGCGATATTAAAAATGCGCTTAAAGCATTAGGCGTAAATGATAAAGGTCAGGGTTTTATTCCTGTAAAATTAGGTATCAAATATGATCTTGCTGACGCTCTATATGCTGAAGGTCAATTGGGTGCTACTTTTATCACTACCAGTGGTGCTGATAAAAAAGTTGCTTTCGCTTATGCTCCTGGCATTGGTTACAAATTTAGCGATGTTTTAGATTTAGGCGTACGTTACGAAGGTTGGTCTGTTAGCGGTGGTACCACCAGCCAGATCGCTGCCCGTTTAGGTTTCAGCTTCTAA
- a CDS encoding ATP-binding cassette domain-containing protein, translated as MNVEVKELTKVYGQQKAVDQISFSAGTGVLGFLGPNGAGKSTTMKMLTCFLPATSGTASVCGFDVEKQSLQARGQIGYLPENNPLYLDMYIKEALAFVAGIHKIADPATRIAEVIELTGLTAEQHKKVGQLSKGYKQRVGLAQAILHDPQVLILDEPTSGLDPNQLIGIRQLIRDLGKTKTVILSTHIMQEVEAICDRVIIINKGKIAADDTLTGLLEAHGTNSLETIFVKLTNNAA; from the coding sequence ATGAATGTTGAGGTAAAAGAGCTTACCAAAGTTTACGGACAGCAAAAAGCCGTTGATCAGATCTCGTTCAGCGCTGGTACGGGGGTGTTGGGTTTTTTAGGGCCCAATGGTGCCGGTAAATCAACCACCATGAAAATGCTTACCTGTTTTTTACCCGCAACAAGCGGAACCGCCAGCGTATGCGGCTTTGATGTGGAAAAGCAATCGTTACAGGCGCGCGGCCAGATAGGTTATTTACCGGAAAACAATCCACTTTACCTGGATATGTACATTAAAGAGGCTTTGGCTTTTGTTGCAGGCATTCATAAAATTGCTGATCCTGCAACACGCATTGCGGAGGTGATTGAGCTTACAGGTTTAACAGCCGAACAACACAAAAAAGTAGGCCAGCTATCAAAAGGTTATAAACAACGGGTTGGTTTGGCACAGGCTATTTTGCATGATCCGCAGGTGTTGATACTGGATGAACCCACATCCGGACTTGACCCTAACCAATTGATAGGCATCAGGCAATTGATACGTGATCTGGGCAAAACCAAAACCGTTATTCTTTCTACCCACATTATGCAGGAGGTAGAAGCCATTTGCGATAGGGTGATCATTATCAATAAAGGAAAAATAGCGGCCGATGACACCTTAACCGGTTTGCTTGAAGCGCATGGGACCAACTCGTTAGAGACAATTTTTGTTAAATTGACCAATAACGCGGCCTAA